The following are from one region of the Juglans regia cultivar Chandler chromosome 10, Walnut 2.0, whole genome shotgun sequence genome:
- the LOC109016767 gene encoding protein OS-9 homolog isoform X3: MKMKVLWWLILLSYTLCHRAFADQIFPGHDDDQDSVVMPNKNRGNFICFLPKMEKAKSGKPVTQLNTSNMIMESKKRIKLKTPNELLEILKDRCFIRQEGWWSYEFCYQKKLRQVHSDGDKIISRRETSVAHHCLELSSHCRDASTLLPADSSRAN, translated from the exons atgaagatgaaggtaTTGTGGTGGCTGATCCTACTTTCATACACCCTGTGTCACCGTGCGTTTGCCGATCAGATCTTCCCTGGTCAT GATGATGATCAGGATTCTGTGGTTATGCCaaataaaaatagagggaattttatatgttttttgccTAAGATGGAGAAAGCCAAGAGTGGAAAGCCTGTTACTCAGCTCAATACAAGCAACATGATTATGGAATCTAAGAAGCGGATAAAACTGAAGACGCCTAATGAACTGCTTGAAATATTGAAGGACCGATGTTTTATCCGA CAAGAAGGTTGGTGGTCATATGAATTTTGCTATCAGAAGAAGTTGCGTCAAGTTCATTCGGATGGTGATAAG ATTATTTCAAGAAGAGAGACCAGTGTGGCACACCATTGCCTAGAGTTGTCTTCTCATTGTCGAGATGCCTCCACCCTATTACCAGCTGACTCCAGCAGAGCCAA TTGA
- the LOC109016767 gene encoding protein OS-9 homolog isoform X1, with protein sequence MKMKVLWWLILLSYTLCHRAFADQIFPGHDDDQDSVVMPNKNRGNFICFLPKMEKAKSGKPVTQLNTSNMIMESKKRIKLKTPNELLEILKDRCFIRQEGWWSYEFCYQKKLRQVHSDGDKIISRRETSVAHHCLELSSHCRDASTLLPADSSRANSPASASSISASLSSASLAVDGPPTSLLLPEASGSIGAEELALLLAPTVGFESDCERS encoded by the exons atgaagatgaaggtaTTGTGGTGGCTGATCCTACTTTCATACACCCTGTGTCACCGTGCGTTTGCCGATCAGATCTTCCCTGGTCAT GATGATGATCAGGATTCTGTGGTTATGCCaaataaaaatagagggaattttatatgttttttgccTAAGATGGAGAAAGCCAAGAGTGGAAAGCCTGTTACTCAGCTCAATACAAGCAACATGATTATGGAATCTAAGAAGCGGATAAAACTGAAGACGCCTAATGAACTGCTTGAAATATTGAAGGACCGATGTTTTATCCGA CAAGAAGGTTGGTGGTCATATGAATTTTGCTATCAGAAGAAGTTGCGTCAAGTTCATTCGGATGGTGATAAG ATTATTTCAAGAAGAGAGACCAGTGTGGCACACCATTGCCTAGAGTTGTCTTCTCATTGTCGAGATGCCTCCACCCTATTACCAGCTGACTCCAGCAGAGCCAA TTCTCCAGCCAGTGCATCTTCGATCTCTGCATCCCTCTCTTCTGCTTCACTTGCAGTTGATGGTCCTCCAACATCATTACTGCTGCCAGAAGCATCAGGAAGTATTGGTGCGGAAGAATTGGCACTGTTATTAGCACCAACTGTGGGGTTTGAATCAGATTGTGAGAGAAGTTGA
- the LOC109016767 gene encoding uncharacterized protein LOC109016767 isoform X2 codes for MPNKNRGNFICFLPKMEKAKSGKPVTQLNTSNMIMESKKRIKLKTPNELLEILKDRCFIRQEGWWSYEFCYQKKLRQVHSDGDKIISRRETSVAHHCLELSSHCRDASTLLPADSSRANSPASASSISASLSSASLAVDGPPTSLLLPEASGSIGAEELALLLAPTVGFESDCERS; via the exons ATGCCaaataaaaatagagggaattttatatgttttttgccTAAGATGGAGAAAGCCAAGAGTGGAAAGCCTGTTACTCAGCTCAATACAAGCAACATGATTATGGAATCTAAGAAGCGGATAAAACTGAAGACGCCTAATGAACTGCTTGAAATATTGAAGGACCGATGTTTTATCCGA CAAGAAGGTTGGTGGTCATATGAATTTTGCTATCAGAAGAAGTTGCGTCAAGTTCATTCGGATGGTGATAAG ATTATTTCAAGAAGAGAGACCAGTGTGGCACACCATTGCCTAGAGTTGTCTTCTCATTGTCGAGATGCCTCCACCCTATTACCAGCTGACTCCAGCAGAGCCAA TTCTCCAGCCAGTGCATCTTCGATCTCTGCATCCCTCTCTTCTGCTTCACTTGCAGTTGATGGTCCTCCAACATCATTACTGCTGCCAGAAGCATCAGGAAGTATTGGTGCGGAAGAATTGGCACTGTTATTAGCACCAACTGTGGGGTTTGAATCAGATTGTGAGAGAAGTTGA
- the LOC109005389 gene encoding receptor-like protein 15, whose amino-acid sequence MTSLIVLSMRTCGLNGSLPNQGWCELKNLQQLGLGDNHFEGRLPSCLANMTTLRALNLAFNNFNRSISHSPILSLQSLEYLSLSYNTLVDETESQSWTSYFQLKFLSLSSSLARRPTRTIPRFLHYQYKLQAIDLSHNNLVGKFPTWLLENNTRLEILNLRNNNFTNPFQVPYHPNPHIRKIDISNNDLGGPIPTNLGLVFPNLVHLNISQNAFAGIIPSSLGNLVSLMTLDLSSNHLSGTIPDHLGMGCLNLIYLKLSNNNLSGQLFPAINNLRGLKYLYLDHNQFSGKIPYSLSSSTHLIAFDFSSNSLSGKLPRWIGNMTNLGQIVMAKNQLEGPIPIELCKVKYIMFLDLSENNLSDFVPLCFNSLNIKHVHLGKNRLSGPITSAFKNSFDLVTLDLRDNSLTGNIPDWIGNLSSLSILLLKANHLQGMIPIQICLLGNLTMLDLSNNNFTGPIPHCLSNISFGATNQKSDLGSFSTSFVIRASIYLEREAQEIFENHDYYDSFQDVDAQQEVKFTTKRNTYSYKAGDILNLLSGIDLSCNCLSGEIPLELGYLSNIRALNLSHNNLIGSIPTTFSNLKEMESLDLSHNKLNGSIPPQLIELNFLAVFSVADNNLSGRTPERKGQFGTFDESSYMGNPLLYGPPLPNTWNKTGLPSKDKREESGGFIDMDFFCISFGVSYTIVLLGIVAVLYINPYWRQVWFSFIEVCITKSFYFFGCDFL is encoded by the exons ATGACTTCTCTTATTGTATTATCAATGCGTACTTGTGGACTCAATGGTAGCTTACCCAACCAAG GTTGGTGTGAACTCAAAAATCTACAGCAGTTAGGCCTTGGTGATAATCATTTTGAAGGGAGATTACCTTCTTGTTTAGCAAACATGACAACACTTCGAGCATTGAATCTCGCATTCAATAACTTCAACCGAAGCATTTCTCACTCTCCCATACTTAGTTTGCAGTCACTTGAGTACCTTTCTCTGTCATATAACACACTTGTTGATGAAACAGAGTCTCAAAGTTGGACTTCATACTTTCAGTTGAAGTTTCTGTCGTTGTCAAGTAGCCTTGCTAGAAGACCCACTAGAACGATTCCCAGATTCCTTCATTACCAATATAAGTTACAAGCAATTGATCTCTCGCACAATAATTTGGTTGGAAAGTTTCCCACTTGGTTGCTAGAAAACAATACAAGATTGGAGATTCTTAATTTAAGGAATAACAATTTCACAAACCCTTTCCAAGTACCCTATCATCCTAATCCCCATATTCGAAAAATAGATATTTCGAATAATGATCTAGGAGGTCCGATTCCGACAAACTTGGGTTTAGTTTTTCCCAATTTAGTGCATTTAAACAtttctcaaaatgcatttgcaGGCATAATTCCATCTTCTTTAGGTAATTTAGTTTCCTTGATGACTTTGGACTTGTCTAGCAATCATTTGTCAGGAACAATACCGGACCATTTGGGAATGGGTTGCCTCAATTTGATATACCTCAAATtgtcaaataataatttaagtggGCAATTATTTCCAGCCATAAATAATCTAAGAGGTCTtaagtatttgtatttggacCACAACCAATTTTCCGGAAAGATCCCATATAGCTTATCCAGTAGTACTCACTTGATCGCATTTGATTTTAGTAGCAACTCTTTGTCAGGCAAGCTTCCAAGATGGATTGGCAACATGACCAACTTGGGTCAAATTGTTATGGCCAAAAACCAACTTGAAGGTCCTATTCCGATTGAGTTATGCAAAGTCAAATACATCATGTTTCTTGACCTTTCCGAGAATAATTTGTCTGACTTCGTACCATTGTGCTTCAATTCATTGAACATCAAACATGTTCATCTGGGAAAAAATAGGCTAAGTGGTCCCATTACAAGTGCATTCAAGAATAGCTTTGATCTGGTAACATTAGATCTTAGAGATAACAGCCTAACTGGCAACATTCCAGATTGGATCGGAAACCTCTCATCATTGAGCATCCTCCTCTTGAAAGCTAATCACTTGCAAGGAATGATTCCAATTCAAATATGCCTTCTTGGAAACTTAACCATGCTGGatctttcaaataataattttactggTCCAATACCTCATTGCTTGAGCAACATTAGTTTTGGGGCAACTAACCAAAAATCTGATCTAGGAAGTTTCAGCACTAGTTTTGTTATTCGAGCATCGATATACTTGGAGAGAGAGGCacaagaaatttttgaaaatcatGATTATTATGATAGTTTCCAGGATGTGGATGCACAACAAGAAGTAAAGTTCACAACAAAGAGAAATACTTACTCCTACAAGGCCGGTGATATCCTCAATTTATTGTCTGGAATAGACCTCTCATGCAATTGTTTATCTGGTGAAATTCCACTTGAGCTTGGATACTTGAGCAACATCCGTGCGCTGAACTTATCGCACAACAATCTAATCGGATCAATCCCCACAACATTCTCAAACCTAAAAGAAATGGAGAGCTTGGATCTCTCCCACAATAAGTTGAATGGCAGCATCCCCCCTCAACTTATAGAGTTAAACTTTCTAGCTGTCTTTAGCGTGGCTGACAATAATTTATCGGGCAGAACACCAGAAAGAAAAGGTCAATTTGGAACCTTCGATGAAAGCAGCTATATGGGAAATCCTCTTTTGTATGGACCTCCACTACCTAATACTTGGAACAAAACTGGATTGCCATCTAAAGATAAGAGAGAAGAAAGTGGTGGTTTCATTGACATGGATTTTTTCTGCATAAGTTTTGGTGTGTCTTACACAATTGTGTTGTTGGGAATTGTTGCAGTTCTGTATATAAATCCTTATTGGCGTCAGGTGTGGTTTAGCTTCATTGAAGTGTGCATTACcaagtctttttatttttttggttgtgaTTTCTTGTAA